The DNA sequence acatattcaTAATCTGCTGAAGATAATTCCATTGTTCTTCATTTATGGATCTTCCACTATATTGTTTTACCATATCATTAAAAGATTCAGCTTTGCTTTCTTTCCAATGAGTCCATGTTTCCCACTGCTTcgataaatattcatttccCTTACGCAAGAACCATTTCATTAACTCTTTTCTTTGGGTATTAGCATAACTATCGGAAGTAAACCATGTTTTACCTCTTGCTATTTTTGTCAAATAGTCAACATGTAactgtaaatattttttaggaATACTTCCTTCGTAATGTAACCATTGTTGCACTAACCAATCTTtggttttttcattttgccaTTGAAGCAATTCCCTCACAAACAATTTATACATTTGAGATTCTGCTTGATTAAACCACATACTGAAAAATGTTTCCATTTGGTAGTTTATATCATTTTGAAGCCATTGATCCCATTGAGAGTCAATGAATTCGGGTGAACATctcaaattatttattttctgaCGGTTTATAATACAACTATATTTATACCATTGACCTTCAATTGTGTGTAAGCGACGATTCCATTCAGAATCTTTGTTTTGAAGGAACcaaacttttttattatttaagtgaataatgaaattttCCCATTCTCCTTCTAACTGAACAATAAAGTTATGCCAGTTGTCAATATACCATCCACTACCTACCTTTCTACCATACTCAGGTGTCATATAAGTATCATCATCTATCACCactttttctgttttttttggTCCTTGATCTGAGTATGCACCATCGAATACTTCATATTCtgtttttacaatattatcAAAGTGCTCATTAAGTGCTTTATTATGCTCATATATTAAACCTCCATCcacaattttattaaataatttatcatatttttttttttccagttTCTTAGATTCGTCTTCTTTTGCATCTTTATCAGGTTCTTTTTCACGATCTTTCTGTTTATCAGATGTTATAGATTCTTTTGATTCTAATTCTTCAGGTAGTTCTTGTTTATCTATTTCTGTagtttccttcttttttgaaGACATAACAAACTTTTTCAAATTTCTTTGTTGTTCTTCTGTTAAAGGAGGCGTTTTATCTAAAATCGTACTAAATAATTCatcgtaattttttttttgtgatttcttatcttttttttcttcagcTTCAGTTTTTGAATCGTATTCTGCTTCGCTTAATGATGCTTCTGATTCTGTTCTAAAATCTCCATCTGATAGAAGTTCATCTAAATTGTCTTCATCgggttttaaaatataatcaaatttcttttttttattttcggGTAGTCTTAATTCTAATGCATAATCTCCCTTTAATAGTTGTTCTTCTGCAAGTCTATCAAATGATTGCTTTTTATttagaataaatttaaacattgtttcatcttttttatcaAGAGTTATCAAATCTTCAAATTCTGGTGCACACTCTTCATATAAAGCTATCTGTTTAGGTGCATTTTCCTCTGTAACTTCTTCTGAAggtaatttttcttttaaaccTTCCTTTGATTTTTCTGGGCTTGGGCCATCTTCCGTTAGACTATTTGTTAAATCTGAAAATTCATTTAATGCATCATTTACAACCGAATTTAAAGTAGTGTTTGGGGTTTCTTCAacctgttcatatttttcaccattttgcaaatttatattattttcatcatcttTCGAattctcattattatttGGAACTTCACTCAATTCGGAAGTATTTTTTGGCATTTCCTCTAATTGTAAGTCATTCTATAtcaaacagaaaaaaaaatttcaatatatattttgttaatggtactataaatttttaaaataaatcatataatcttatttattgtttataaATGATTCTTATGTACTTACTGAAGAAACGtgaattataagaaaaacaaaggacaagataaataaatttatatttttatatgaaaccatagttttaatattttataaataaattgatttttatttttaataattaaattttccaGATTATTTAACTttctaatattaaaataatattatattcttaataatGTTTTCCTGCTTTggctttattttaataaaaaaaaaatttttttattaaaaattaaaaggtaATTTATCTTTCTTCTGCGCAAATATAGGTATAATTAGAAATGGATCAAGTAGTTTCTTGTAGATAATCTCATTACTTCTAATAATGCTCATTGCaacaaaagaaaacatagttaattacaaataatataaattatatatatatattattatgtatatatatatatatatgtatatattatatatatatatatatatatatagatatataaatatatatatattatattatataaaaaaaaataaaaatataaaaaacaattttaattgtacatatattttttcattaaaaaatcaatacaaaaaaaatttatttactataaaaaataattaaaaaattagattaaattaaaacgattagaacattttttttttcagagtTTCATTTAAGGTCgacattaaaattttaaatcttTTGCAGTAATTTtgctattcttttttataattatgaactatatccctttttttacaatatctctaatattttttattataaaatataaattcactaataatatatataattaataagaggttttttgaattaaaaaagtaaatttattctaaaaaaatagaaaaaattaattgtaaaaggatagaaataatgaaattttctacaaaaaagattgaaattaaaaaaaaattattctaaccgggaaaaaataaaattactatttattctaaaaaagataagtaaaattgttttaatctaaaaatgaaaaataaaaattattctaaaaaaagtaaaacaaaaaaaaaaaatttaataactaggaaaaaatataattatttaatataataaagtaaaacaaatttgtatattatggatatagagaaaaaataaaaattttattatttcataataaaattaaaaaattattttataagagaaaaaaatattaattttatggaaaaaaaaaaaattttttgtttaaaacaaaaaaatataaaaatttatatccctaaaagaggaaaaataaaaattttttgagaaaagaacaagaatatgttatataaaaatgtttcttaaacaataaaatttattctaaagtaaaaatataaaaaaaaccttataccaaaaaatttataaattttttataatttaaaaaagttttagaaaaataatatattcttaagTTTTCGTAGTTTATTCTGtatagtatttttattcatttgcttttaagttaaaattttttacgtaaaatattgtaccattttttatattcgaAGCAAagacttcttttttttaactttttaactTGTTATGTGTAATAACAATTGTTCTAATATTTAATGTACAGTTTAGTTCGGCTATAGTTAACTGATATAAGAacgaataatatataataaaagtagtagtatatgttaaaaataatataatatataaaaatatgttaataatatataaaaagaaaaaattattataaaaacttataaaaaaagaagggggaaaataatttcttttacttttataattatataatttatttgttctctttttttctcctcAGTCTCTTATATtgttgtctttttttttctttttttattttcatgtttttaattaatattacgAATAAAATTAATCTCCCATAATTAGTTCACCGGCTTAAGTATGTAGGAAATTTATATTctggtttttttttttttttttttaaataatgtaatCTCCAagagatatattatattaataatattttaatggttcctttattttttttacatttcttatattttaatttatcttttatttaatatacgtttttaaaagtaaaagtaaaaatagaagcacccaataattattatctatAAATACCCCAACCTCAGAATTTTGCttgaatattaatataaaagtatatattcataaataacaaaaaataacattagaataaattttttttttcgttgttataattctttttatattaataatttatattagaaataaatgttttgaaaaggatatttttttttttatgtatttatcatatattttatataagaattataaattaaacaaatattaatttattagtttagaaccaattataaataacttttttatataatttttattactttaaatGGAGGAGatgtttaaataataataataaatagtaCGTAACTCTTTACAGGTCTATATGATATTACGtgaacaaatgaataataaaattaaatttagtaaaaaaaatgtaaattttaaaataatgttttaataaaaaaaaaaaaatagttaagagaaagtataaatacataggtattataaaaatatatacatttttatatacaattaataattaataaatttttatagattATAAATCTTGTTAACAAAGtgttatgaatattttttcatagtGGGTAAAGCCCATAACacacataatattttttttcttttttttttagaatatttcaaagataataatatggtaatttttatatactttgttttttaacaatacttagtaaaattatcataaaattaattttgttttttagcgattaaaaagtagaaaaagtaaaatttgtatagatattaattatatgttttcaaagagaaaattttcataaatttacATACTTTATTGTGCAATAATGTTaagattatataaaaatgtttaagattttaaaatgtaGAACGGTTCTGTAGTAATATAGGAAAAAGcattaaaatagaaaaatttaactaataaatatagcACTAAcgataatattttgtaattaaattttcatatttatgaaaaaaaaaaatggattacTAAacgtttttttttgatatatatatatatatatatatataaatgtttaaatcATAGCTAATACTTTAGCTGATCGAATATTTGCCCTAACAGATagaaaatgttataaatattgccaaaaaatttatgatacGATGATAAATATTCTATGGAGGTAGCATATTccttttatatgtattatcttaaaaagaagtaaagttatatgtatattttctttttataataataatatcaaaatatgaaacgttttttcataaaagtTTAAGAAATATTGTATAGAAGGAAATATAGAAAAGAttaatatactttaaaataaatgtattataatttcgatataatatcattcgtattttatatttcacatTATCATTTAGTATTGaagtaaattttatatctatcattaaaaaaaagaaaagaataaaaaaaagataaataataaatttgtttaaGTACTCTgaacagaaaaaaacaaattatataaaaaatatatattatgtataatatattccttatatgaacaaaatatattaccacattaaaataaattatagaaTTAATTCTTTATCTCCCCCCAAATGATGAAATTTTTTGATCACAACATATTAAGGTCTAGTTGCGTAAGGAAGAAAATACTAACtcgtaatatatattattcggAAAGATCatgataatatttaaaagtagAAATATTAAAGTACCTTTATTTATTGACAGCAAAAtagtttaaatataatacaacaATTATAATAGTCTAATGAGATTAAATATGAATTCAATTTGATTATGtaatacattataaattaattcgaattaattaaaaattttggttaaataggaaaaaattcAATCTGGACGcatgaattataataatgctaAGGCATAAATTTAAAGTAAagctcatatatataaaaataagaggttaaataaataacaataaatagagaacattataattactttattattattattattattattattattattaaaatgtgaaattaaataaaacagCAATAATAACTAGTATTACACAGAAgaaatgtaatattaatatctaattatattaagaaaaatataactacataactattaaatattaatttctagacatatgtataaaaaagtaagatAAAAGTTGATTTAATTATGATGGCTCCATTAGGACCTAAAGCGAGTTTgatgaatatgaaaaaaagaaataaaatgcaaAGTAGTTACATAATGTCTTATtggaattataataattactgaaacattaaaaagtaatgcatagtaaaaaaagataaacgattaaaattagttaataaatatattaaatattgaaccatgttaaaataatctattatttaacaataatacaaaaacaaATTCGTGTGttgaaatttataaaaacacaTAAGAACTTAtccattaaaattatatgtatagcattataataaaagttattttaaacgttagaataaaatatatataatagtttatTGTACTAACTATAATTGTATCTTTATAGTTCAATCTGATGGAAATAATAGtgttatattatgttatgCTTTGTATTGGGAATAAGAAATAAAGTCAAAATTACATTTTAGTTTTTggataatgaaataaagaacatattattatacatattctCATTCAGCAGTAATacgatgaaaaaatataaaaaaaataatatatagattagaaaagtgaaaaagttttgaatagtaaaatatcttgcaatatataagtagcataacagaataaaaaaaatgttaattgtAACTATGGGATAAGAAGAGGGacaataattaatataaaaaataaaaaaattgaatacaTTATAGCATCActatatgcatataacaTGTGGTAcatttattcaaaattaaataaaataataacataagaCCGAATAAAGTTTAACAATGATTTGACATAGAACCttcttaattattataatagtcAGAAGATGTTATAAATGTGTGTATAACTAAGAATTTAATATcgatagaaaaaaataatgtaatggAAAATTTGTTACAACTCATGCAAATGAAtgaaatatgtattaaacTGTTATCGTAAAATACCAGAccttgtaaaaataaaaacgaaCAATTAGGTACACAGAAGTGTTACTTATAAAGTATATCTACCTGGTAGTTAATTTCACCAAGCGAGGTGCTTTTGTCATTG is a window from the Plasmodium brasilianum strain Bolivian I chromosome 9, whole genome shotgun sequence genome containing:
- a CDS encoding tryptophan-rich protein; translation: MPKNTSELSEVPNNNENSKDDENNINLQNGEKYEQVEETPNTTLNSVVNDALNEFSDLTNSLTEDGPSPEKSKEGLKEKLPSEEVTEENAPKQIALYEECAPEFEDLITLDKKDETMFKFILNKKQSFDRLAEEQLLKGDYALELRLPENKKKKFDYILKPDEDNLDELLSDGDFRTESEASLSEAEYDSKTEAEEKKDKKSQKKNYDELFSTILDKTPPLTEEQQRNLKKFVMSSKKKETTEIDKQELPEELESKESITSDKQKDREKEPDKDAKEDESKKLEKKKYDKLFNKIVDGGLIYEHNKALNEHFDNIVKTEYEVFDGAYSDQGPKKTEKVVIDDDTYMTPEYGRKVGSGWYIDNWHNFIVQLEGEWENFIIHLNNKKVWFLQNKDSEWNRRLHTIEGQWYKYSCIINRQKINNLRCSPEFIDSQWDQWLQNDINYQMETFFSMWFNQAESQMYKLFVRELLQWQNEKTKDWLVQQWLHYEGSIPKKYLQLHVDYLTKIARGKTWFTSDSYANTQRKELMKWFLRKGNEYLSKQWETWTHWKESKAESFNDMVKQYSGRSINEEQWNYLQQIMNM